Proteins encoded together in one Chaetodon auriga isolate fChaAug3 chromosome 20, fChaAug3.hap1, whole genome shotgun sequence window:
- the six3b gene encoding homeobox protein SIX3b — protein sequence MVFRSPLDFFSASRILLPHFTDGPPILARSRSPEDPPSACPPLALPGLCFSASQIASVCETLEETGDIERLARFLWSLPVTADGRDSISEHESVQRARAVVAYHTGSFRELYHILETHRFTRASHGKLQAMWLEAHYREAEKLRGRPLGPVDKYRVRKKFPLPRTIWDGEQKTHCFKERTRGLLREWYLQDPYPNPGKKRELAHATGLTPTQVGNWFKNRRQRDRAAAAKNRLQHHRMRPDGARSLSGGECSPDGSGGRVDGETLLSVTDSDSDLDV from the exons ATGGTGTTCAGATCGCCGCTCGACTTTTTCTCAGCCTCCCGGATCCTCCTGCCCCACTTCACGGATGGGCCCCCTATTCTGGCCCGGTCGCGGTCCCCGGAGGACCCTCCCTCGGCCTGTCCCCCTCTGGCTCTCCCGGGACTGTGTTTCTCTGCGTCGCAGATCGCCAGCGTGTGCGAAACTCTGGAGGAGACCGGAGACATCGAGCGGCTGGCCCGCTTCCTCTGGTCACTCCCGGTGACCGCAGACGGCCGCGACTCCATCTCTGAGCACGAGTCCGTGCAGCGAGCGCGCGCCGTGGTGGCCTACCACACGGGGAGTTTCCGCGAGCTTTATCACATCCTGGAGACGCACCGCTTTACGCGCGCCTCGCACGGTAAACTGCAAGCAATGTGGCTCGAAGCTCACTACCGGGAGGCAGAGAAACTCCGGGGGCGGCCGCTCGGACCGGTTGACAAGTACCGCGTAAGGAAGAAGTTCCCTTTGCCGAGGACCATCTGGGACGGAGAGCAGAAGACGCACTGCTTTAAAGAGCGCACGCGGGGGCTGCTGAGGGAATGGTACCTGCAGGACCCGTACCCGAACCCCGGGAAGAAGCGGGAGCTGGCGCACGCAACCGGACTCACGCCGACTCAAGTTGGAAACTGGTTCAAAAACCGTAGACAGAGAGATCGGGCGGCAGCAGCCAAAAACAG GTTGCAGCACCATCGGATGCGCCCAGACGGTGCGCGTTCACTCAGCGGAGGAGAGTGCAGTCCAGACGGCAGCGGAGGGCGCGTAGATGGAGAGACTCTTCTCTCAGTAACGGACAGTGACTCTGACTTGGATGTCTGA